The following are encoded together in the Cynocephalus volans isolate mCynVol1 chromosome 4, mCynVol1.pri, whole genome shotgun sequence genome:
- the LOC134376747 gene encoding olfactory receptor 51B2-like: MWSNISDTPFLLTGFPGLEAAHHWISIPFFAVYILVLLGNGTLLCLIKNDHSLHEPMYYFLAMLSGTDLMVTLATMPTVMGILWANHRVVSHGGCFLQAYIIHSLSIVESGILLAMACDRFIAICNPLRYTSILTNTRVVKLGVGVFMRGFISIMPIILRLFLFPYCHTHVLSHAFCLHQEVMKLACADITFNRLYPVILVSFTIFLDSLIILLSYILILKTVIGIASGEERAKALNTCISHIGCVLIFYVTVIGLSFIHRFGKNVPEVVHITMSYIYFLFPPLMNPIIYSIKTKQIQYGIVHLLSKHRCGT, encoded by the coding sequence ATGTGGTCCAATATTAGTGACACCCCCTTTCTGCTGACTGGCTTCCCAGGTCTGGAGGCAGCTCATCACTGGATCTCCATCCCCTTCTTTGCAGTCTACATCTTGGTGCTTCTGGGCAATGGCACACTCCTCTGCCTTATCAAGAATGACCACAGCCTACATGAACCCATGTACTACTTCCTTGCAATGCTGTCAGGCACAGACCTCATGGTGACATTGGCCACAATGCCTACTGTAATGGGCATCCTGTGGGCTAATCACAGAGTTGTGAGCCATGGGGGCTGCTTCTTGCAGGCCTACATCATCCACTCCCTTTCCATTGTGGAATCGGGCATCCTCCTTGCAATGGCCTGTGATCGTTTCATTGCTATCTGCAATCCCTTGAGATACACTTCCATTCTCACTAATACTCGGGTGGTAAAGTTAGGGGTGGGAGTTTTTATGAGGGGTTTTATATCCATCATGCCTATAATCTTGcgtctttttttatttccatattgcCACACTCATGTTCTCTCCCATGCTTTCTGCCTTCACCAAGAAGTCATGAAACTGGCCTGCGCTGATATAACTTTTAATAGACTTTACCCTGTAATTCTGGTTTCTTTCACAATCTTCCTAGACTCTCTGATCATTCTCCTCTCCTATATCCTTATTCTTAAAACTGTTATTGGCATTGCCTCTGGTGAAGAGAGAGCCAAGGCCCTCAATACCTGTATCTCCCACATTGGCTGTGTCCTCATCTTCTATGTCACAGTGATTGGTTTGTCATTCATCCACAGGTTTGGCAAGAATGTGCCAGAGGTGGTCCACATCACCATGAGCTATATctacttcctctttcctcccttaaTGAATCCTATAATCTATAGCATCAAGACCAAGCAAATTCAATATGGCATTGTCCACCTTTTATCTAAACACAGATGTGGAACTTAA